The following are from one region of the Mustela lutreola isolate mMusLut2 chromosome 7, mMusLut2.pri, whole genome shotgun sequence genome:
- the RIPK3 gene encoding receptor-interacting serine/threonine-protein kinase 3 isoform X2 — MSSGKLWPSSTPASLVSVEELENPKFIGAGRFGVVFRARHRTWGLDVAVKILKGKAISKEMKAMASLRNQHILLLLGVTQELQWESTCGPALVTQFMENGSVAGLLQPHFPRPWPFLCRLLQELVLGMCYLHSQNPVLLHRDLKPSNVLLDSDLHAKLADFGLSTFQRGSRSGADSPEPAYLAPELLSDVNRKASMASDVYSFGILMWAVLAGREAEMSGTSLEQEAGCERQIRPPLTKLPQPSAETPGLAGLKELMQHCWSQEPKDRPSFQECRPNTEEAFNLVNKEIDAAVSTVKQFLHENQGSNRMSSSPKPGPEGTETEGPRGTTGSHDIIATEMLNKLNLKEFPSSVPKKCTNLPKGIRAQGDKVQPAKIAGMPFDSTAPSPQTPETSPLRNWVPSAKLAWTPGSGPAGNQGAERRSTNWSPRAPQPNPIPGNPVTIHDSHAVQVGDNNYLVIQEGTALPTQGLEPWGMGRGWPRAPHK, encoded by the exons ATGTCTAGCGGCAAGTTATG GCCCAGCAGTACCCCAGCCTCTCTGGTGTCTGTCGAAGAATTGGAGAACCCAAAGTTCATCGGTGCAGGCAGGTTCGGGGTGGTGTTCCGGGCGCGACACAGGACGTGGGGTTTAGATGTGGCTGTCAAGATCTTGAAGGG GAAGGCGATATCCAAGGAGATGAAAGCCATGGCAAGTCTGCGTAACCAGCACATACTGCTCCTGCTGGGGGTCACCCAGGAGCTCCAGTGGGAATCCACCTGTGGGCCAGCTCTGGTGACTCAGTTCATGGAAAATGGTTCCGTGGCAGGGCTGCTGCAGCCCCACTTTCCTCGGCCCTGGCCTTTCCTCTGCCGCCTGCTGCAGGAGTTGGTACTGGGGATGTGTTATCTGCACAGCCAGAACCCCGTGCTCCTACACCGGGACCTCAAGCCCTCCAACGTTCTGCTGGACTCAGACCTGCACGCCAAG CTGGCAGATTTTGGCCTGTCCACATTTCAGAGAGGCTCAAGGTCAGGGGCTGACTCCCCAGAGCCAGCCTACTTGGCCCCTGAACTGTTGTCTGATGTAAACCGAAAGGCCTCCATGGCTAGTGATGTCTACAG CTTCGGGATCCTAATGTGGGCAGTGCTAGCTGGAAGAGAAGCTGAAA TGTCTGGGACATCACTTGAGCAGGAAGCAGGGTGTGAGAGGCAGATTCGGCCCCCGCTGACCAAGCTACCCCAACCCAGCGCTGAGACTCCTGGCTTGGCAGGACTGAAGGAGCTAATGCAACACTGttggagccaggagcccaaggACAGGCCCTCCTTCCAAG AATGCCGACCAAACACCGAGGAAGCCTTCAACCTGGTAAACAAGGAGATAGATGCCGCAGTCTCCACA GTGAAGCAATTCCTGCATGAAAACCAGGGCAGCAACAGGATGTCCTCTTCGCCTAAGCCAGGCCCAGAAGGGACAGAAACGGAAGGCCCTAGGGGAACCACAGGAAGCCATGACATCATAGCCACGGAGATGCTAAACAAACTAAATCTGAAGGAGTTCCCCAGCTCTGTTCCTAAAAAATGTACAAACCTTCCCAAGGGGATCAGGGCACAGGGAGACAAGGTTCAGCCTGCCAAGATAGCAGGAATGCCTTTCGATTCAACAGCCCCATCTCCCCAGACTCCAGAGACCTCACCTTTAAGAAATTGGGTACCCAGCGCCAAGTTGGCTTGGACCCCAGGTTCCGGACCTGCAGGGAATCAG GGGGCTGAGAGACGTAGCACCAACTGGTCTCCCAGGGCACCACAGCCCAATCCAATACCAG GTAACCCTGTTACCATACATGACAGCCACGCGGTGCAGGTGGGAGACAACAACTACTTGGTTATACAAGAAGGAACTGCTTTGCCAACGCAAGGCCTGGAGCCCTGGGGCATGGGTCGAGGCTGGCCGCGTGCCCCACACAAGTAG
- the RIPK3 gene encoding receptor-interacting serine/threonine-protein kinase 3 isoform X4 — translation MAQQYPSLSGVCRRIGEPKVHRCRQVRGGVPGATQDVGFRCGCQDLEGELVLGMCYLHSQNPVLLHRDLKPSNVLLDSDLHAKLADFGLSTFQRGSRSGADSPEPAYLAPELLSDVNRKASMASDVYSFGILMWAVLAGREAETVSGTSLEQEAGCERQIRPPLTKLPQPSAETPGLAGLKELMQHCWSQEPKDRPSFQECRPNTEEAFNLVNKEIDAAVSTVKQFLHENQGSNRMSSSPKPGPEGTETEGPRGTTGSHDIIATEMLNKLNLKEFPSSVPKKCTNLPKGIRAQGDKVQPAKIAGMPFDSTAPSPQTPETSPLRNWVPSAKLAWTPGSGPAGNQGAERRSTNWSPRAPQPNPIPGNPVTIHDSHAVQVGDNNYLVIQEGTALPTQGLEPWGMGRGWPRAPHK, via the exons ATG GCCCAGCAGTACCCCAGCCTCTCTGGTGTCTGTCGAAGAATTGGAGAACCCAAAGTTCATCGGTGCAGGCAGGTTCGGGGTGGTGTTCCGGGCGCGACACAGGACGTGGGGTTTAGATGTGGCTGTCAAGATCTTGAAGGG GAGTTGGTACTGGGGATGTGTTATCTGCACAGCCAGAACCCCGTGCTCCTACACCGGGACCTCAAGCCCTCCAACGTTCTGCTGGACTCAGACCTGCACGCCAAG CTGGCAGATTTTGGCCTGTCCACATTTCAGAGAGGCTCAAGGTCAGGGGCTGACTCCCCAGAGCCAGCCTACTTGGCCCCTGAACTGTTGTCTGATGTAAACCGAAAGGCCTCCATGGCTAGTGATGTCTACAG CTTCGGGATCCTAATGTGGGCAGTGCTAGCTGGAAGAGAAGCTGAAA CAGTGTCTGGGACATCACTTGAGCAGGAAGCAGGGTGTGAGAGGCAGATTCGGCCCCCGCTGACCAAGCTACCCCAACCCAGCGCTGAGACTCCTGGCTTGGCAGGACTGAAGGAGCTAATGCAACACTGttggagccaggagcccaaggACAGGCCCTCCTTCCAAG AATGCCGACCAAACACCGAGGAAGCCTTCAACCTGGTAAACAAGGAGATAGATGCCGCAGTCTCCACA GTGAAGCAATTCCTGCATGAAAACCAGGGCAGCAACAGGATGTCCTCTTCGCCTAAGCCAGGCCCAGAAGGGACAGAAACGGAAGGCCCTAGGGGAACCACAGGAAGCCATGACATCATAGCCACGGAGATGCTAAACAAACTAAATCTGAAGGAGTTCCCCAGCTCTGTTCCTAAAAAATGTACAAACCTTCCCAAGGGGATCAGGGCACAGGGAGACAAGGTTCAGCCTGCCAAGATAGCAGGAATGCCTTTCGATTCAACAGCCCCATCTCCCCAGACTCCAGAGACCTCACCTTTAAGAAATTGGGTACCCAGCGCCAAGTTGGCTTGGACCCCAGGTTCCGGACCTGCAGGGAATCAG GGGGCTGAGAGACGTAGCACCAACTGGTCTCCCAGGGCACCACAGCCCAATCCAATACCAG GTAACCCTGTTACCATACATGACAGCCACGCGGTGCAGGTGGGAGACAACAACTACTTGGTTATACAAGAAGGAACTGCTTTGCCAACGCAAGGCCTGGAGCCCTGGGGCATGGGTCGAGGCTGGCCGCGTGCCCCACACAAGTAG
- the RIPK3 gene encoding receptor-interacting serine/threonine-protein kinase 3 isoform X3 → MSSGKLWPSSTPASLVSVEELENPKFIGAGRFGVVFRARHRTWGLDVAVKILKGKAISKEMKAMASLRNQHILLLLGVTQELQWESTCGPALVTQFMENGSVAGLLQPHFPRPWPFLCRLLQELVLGMCYLHSQNPVLLHRDLKPSNVLLDSDLHAKLADFGLSTFQRGSRSGADSPEPAYLAPELLSDVNRKASMASDVYSFGILMWAVLAGREAETVSGTSLEQEAGCERQIRPPLTKLPQPSAETPGLAGLKELMQHCWSQEPKDRPSFQECRPNTEEAFNLVNKEIDAAVSTVKQFLHENQGSNRMSSSPKPGPEGTETEGPRGTTGSHDIIATEMLNKLNLKEFPSSVPKKSPSPQTPETSPLRNWVPSAKLAWTPGSGPAGNQGAERRSTNWSPRAPQPNPIPGNPVTIHDSHAVQVGDNNYLVIQEGTALPTQGLEPWGMGRGWPRAPHK, encoded by the exons ATGTCTAGCGGCAAGTTATG GCCCAGCAGTACCCCAGCCTCTCTGGTGTCTGTCGAAGAATTGGAGAACCCAAAGTTCATCGGTGCAGGCAGGTTCGGGGTGGTGTTCCGGGCGCGACACAGGACGTGGGGTTTAGATGTGGCTGTCAAGATCTTGAAGGG GAAGGCGATATCCAAGGAGATGAAAGCCATGGCAAGTCTGCGTAACCAGCACATACTGCTCCTGCTGGGGGTCACCCAGGAGCTCCAGTGGGAATCCACCTGTGGGCCAGCTCTGGTGACTCAGTTCATGGAAAATGGTTCCGTGGCAGGGCTGCTGCAGCCCCACTTTCCTCGGCCCTGGCCTTTCCTCTGCCGCCTGCTGCAGGAGTTGGTACTGGGGATGTGTTATCTGCACAGCCAGAACCCCGTGCTCCTACACCGGGACCTCAAGCCCTCCAACGTTCTGCTGGACTCAGACCTGCACGCCAAG CTGGCAGATTTTGGCCTGTCCACATTTCAGAGAGGCTCAAGGTCAGGGGCTGACTCCCCAGAGCCAGCCTACTTGGCCCCTGAACTGTTGTCTGATGTAAACCGAAAGGCCTCCATGGCTAGTGATGTCTACAG CTTCGGGATCCTAATGTGGGCAGTGCTAGCTGGAAGAGAAGCTGAAA CAGTGTCTGGGACATCACTTGAGCAGGAAGCAGGGTGTGAGAGGCAGATTCGGCCCCCGCTGACCAAGCTACCCCAACCCAGCGCTGAGACTCCTGGCTTGGCAGGACTGAAGGAGCTAATGCAACACTGttggagccaggagcccaaggACAGGCCCTCCTTCCAAG AATGCCGACCAAACACCGAGGAAGCCTTCAACCTGGTAAACAAGGAGATAGATGCCGCAGTCTCCACA GTGAAGCAATTCCTGCATGAAAACCAGGGCAGCAACAGGATGTCCTCTTCGCCTAAGCCAGGCCCAGAAGGGACAGAAACGGAAGGCCCTAGGGGAACCACAGGAAGCCATGACATCATAGCCACGGAGATGCTAAACAAACTAAATCTGAAGGAGTTCCCCAGCTCTGTTCCTAAAAAAT CCCCATCTCCCCAGACTCCAGAGACCTCACCTTTAAGAAATTGGGTACCCAGCGCCAAGTTGGCTTGGACCCCAGGTTCCGGACCTGCAGGGAATCAG GGGGCTGAGAGACGTAGCACCAACTGGTCTCCCAGGGCACCACAGCCCAATCCAATACCAG GTAACCCTGTTACCATACATGACAGCCACGCGGTGCAGGTGGGAGACAACAACTACTTGGTTATACAAGAAGGAACTGCTTTGCCAACGCAAGGCCTGGAGCCCTGGGGCATGGGTCGAGGCTGGCCGCGTGCCCCACACAAGTAG
- the RIPK3 gene encoding receptor-interacting serine/threonine-protein kinase 3 isoform X1, with product MSSGKLWPSSTPASLVSVEELENPKFIGAGRFGVVFRARHRTWGLDVAVKILKGKAISKEMKAMASLRNQHILLLLGVTQELQWESTCGPALVTQFMENGSVAGLLQPHFPRPWPFLCRLLQELVLGMCYLHSQNPVLLHRDLKPSNVLLDSDLHAKLADFGLSTFQRGSRSGADSPEPAYLAPELLSDVNRKASMASDVYSFGILMWAVLAGREAETVSGTSLEQEAGCERQIRPPLTKLPQPSAETPGLAGLKELMQHCWSQEPKDRPSFQECRPNTEEAFNLVNKEIDAAVSTVKQFLHENQGSNRMSSSPKPGPEGTETEGPRGTTGSHDIIATEMLNKLNLKEFPSSVPKKCTNLPKGIRAQGDKVQPAKIAGMPFDSTAPSPQTPETSPLRNWVPSAKLAWTPGSGPAGNQGAERRSTNWSPRAPQPNPIPGNPVTIHDSHAVQVGDNNYLVIQEGTALPTQGLEPWGMGRGWPRAPHK from the exons ATGTCTAGCGGCAAGTTATG GCCCAGCAGTACCCCAGCCTCTCTGGTGTCTGTCGAAGAATTGGAGAACCCAAAGTTCATCGGTGCAGGCAGGTTCGGGGTGGTGTTCCGGGCGCGACACAGGACGTGGGGTTTAGATGTGGCTGTCAAGATCTTGAAGGG GAAGGCGATATCCAAGGAGATGAAAGCCATGGCAAGTCTGCGTAACCAGCACATACTGCTCCTGCTGGGGGTCACCCAGGAGCTCCAGTGGGAATCCACCTGTGGGCCAGCTCTGGTGACTCAGTTCATGGAAAATGGTTCCGTGGCAGGGCTGCTGCAGCCCCACTTTCCTCGGCCCTGGCCTTTCCTCTGCCGCCTGCTGCAGGAGTTGGTACTGGGGATGTGTTATCTGCACAGCCAGAACCCCGTGCTCCTACACCGGGACCTCAAGCCCTCCAACGTTCTGCTGGACTCAGACCTGCACGCCAAG CTGGCAGATTTTGGCCTGTCCACATTTCAGAGAGGCTCAAGGTCAGGGGCTGACTCCCCAGAGCCAGCCTACTTGGCCCCTGAACTGTTGTCTGATGTAAACCGAAAGGCCTCCATGGCTAGTGATGTCTACAG CTTCGGGATCCTAATGTGGGCAGTGCTAGCTGGAAGAGAAGCTGAAA CAGTGTCTGGGACATCACTTGAGCAGGAAGCAGGGTGTGAGAGGCAGATTCGGCCCCCGCTGACCAAGCTACCCCAACCCAGCGCTGAGACTCCTGGCTTGGCAGGACTGAAGGAGCTAATGCAACACTGttggagccaggagcccaaggACAGGCCCTCCTTCCAAG AATGCCGACCAAACACCGAGGAAGCCTTCAACCTGGTAAACAAGGAGATAGATGCCGCAGTCTCCACA GTGAAGCAATTCCTGCATGAAAACCAGGGCAGCAACAGGATGTCCTCTTCGCCTAAGCCAGGCCCAGAAGGGACAGAAACGGAAGGCCCTAGGGGAACCACAGGAAGCCATGACATCATAGCCACGGAGATGCTAAACAAACTAAATCTGAAGGAGTTCCCCAGCTCTGTTCCTAAAAAATGTACAAACCTTCCCAAGGGGATCAGGGCACAGGGAGACAAGGTTCAGCCTGCCAAGATAGCAGGAATGCCTTTCGATTCAACAGCCCCATCTCCCCAGACTCCAGAGACCTCACCTTTAAGAAATTGGGTACCCAGCGCCAAGTTGGCTTGGACCCCAGGTTCCGGACCTGCAGGGAATCAG GGGGCTGAGAGACGTAGCACCAACTGGTCTCCCAGGGCACCACAGCCCAATCCAATACCAG GTAACCCTGTTACCATACATGACAGCCACGCGGTGCAGGTGGGAGACAACAACTACTTGGTTATACAAGAAGGAACTGCTTTGCCAACGCAAGGCCTGGAGCCCTGGGGCATGGGTCGAGGCTGGCCGCGTGCCCCACACAAGTAG